TCGCCGAGCAGTACGGCAGATTGCCTATGAATACGGCCGGTTTTCCCCGCGTCAGCGCGTCGTAGTCGATTTTAAGAGCATCGCCCGAAACGATTTTTATCGACGGGAAAGCCGCCTCCAGCGGCGCTATGAGCTTTTTGTCGAGTTCCACCGCCGCGATTCTTGCGGCTCGCGGCTCAATCAGAGAAGTAAGGATACCTCTGCCCGGCCCGATTTCTATTACCGTGTCGGTCGGCTCTATCCGCGCCGCATCGACGATTGCTTCCGCGATGGCGCGGTCTTTAAGAAAGTTTTGTCCCAGATATGTGCGCATATCGGTATTTGCGCGCGAATAGATTTTTGCGGTAGTGACAGGTCGCGACCTGTCACTACTTGCCAACACAGAAACGAGAAAAAATTTCACTCAGGATGTCGTCCGGAGTTATCTCGCCGAGGATTTCGGATACGGCGTCGGCCGCCAACCTTAGCTGGTGAGCGGTAAGTTCCTCGTTCCGCGATGTCCTTCCGCATACCCTTGCTGCCTCCGCCAACGCTTCGACGGCCTCAGCCAGGGCCTTTTTTTGCCGCACATTGGCCACGATGACTTCGCCGGCGTCCGGCAGGCGCTTTCCGGCGGCGCCCGTGAGCAATTCCGCGAGGGCGGATTTTATCGCGTCGATGCCTTCGCCTTTTGCGGCGGACGCTTTTATTACGGGAGGTTTCAACTCTGCCGGAAAAATCGACAGCACATCTTCGGCTCCGGCGGCGTCCGGAAGGATGTCCGATTTATTTATCACGGCCACAAGCGCTCTGCGATTTGTTTCCCCCCGCCGCGATGTCCCGTCGGCGACCTTTGCGGCGAGTTTTGCCGTCATGACGTCGTCGGCGTCGAGTTTGCGTGAGCCGTCGAATACGGCTATGAGCGCGTGCGCCGATTGTATTTTCGCGCCCGTTCTGGCCCGTCCCATCTCTTCGACAGCGCCGGACGCGGGGCGCCCGGAAAGCCCCGCCGTGTCGTGAACCTTCCACAGCAGGCCGTCCCACCTCAGGGTCTCCGAAAGTGTGTCGGTGGTCGTTCCGGCCACCGGCGCGACTATTGCCAAATCTTCGCGGGCAAGGGCGTTGAACAATGAGGATTTGCCCACGTTGGGTTTGCCGGTTATGACGACATTCACTTCTCCCGCGAACATCTCGGCAGTGTTTTCTACGGCCTTTTCCATTTCTTTTTTGATGGATAAGATGCGTTCTGCCAGGCCCGCCCCGAAGGTCTCGCCGTCGGTGTCGTCTTCCGGATAGTCCAACTTGGCCTCAATAGTGGCCAAAATGTCCATAATATCTTTCCGCCATTTACCGGCTTCTTTGGCCAA
This is a stretch of genomic DNA from Elusimicrobia bacterium HGW-Elusimicrobia-1. It encodes these proteins:
- the trmE gene encoding tRNA uridine-5-carboxymethylaminomethyl(34) synthesis GTPase MnmE; the encoded protein is MYPTDDTIAALSTPPLPSAVAIVRISGPKSLEVLSLLFRARGGDKKPAPRVMTSGDIIDPATKEVIDEVLAVFFRAPASYTGEDSVEIHCHGNPFIAKKILEAATTLKGVRASERGEFTYRAFLNGKMDLAQAEAVLAVIESKTDFALKTGLAQLKGRLAKEAGKWRKDIMDILATIEAKLDYPEDDTDGETFGAGLAERILSIKKEMEKAVENTAEMFAGEVNVVITGKPNVGKSSLFNALAREDLAIVAPVAGTTTDTLSETLRWDGLLWKVHDTAGLSGRPASGAVEEMGRARTGAKIQSAHALIAVFDGSRKLDADDVMTAKLAAKVADGTSRRGETNRRALVAVINKSDILPDAAGAEDVLSIFPAELKPPVIKASAAKGEGIDAIKSALAELLTGAAGKRLPDAGEVIVANVRQKKALAEAVEALAEAARVCGRTSRNEELTAHQLRLAADAVSEILGEITPDDILSEIFSRFCVGK